The following proteins are co-located in the Nocardia bhagyanarayanae genome:
- a CDS encoding alpha/beta hydrolase: MQHIDFPNATVTMAGDLYLPANFSADQYYPAIVCVHPGGGVKEQTAGLYAEKLAAEGFVTLAFDASHQGESGGIPRRLEDPFARVEDVRAAVDYVSTLDFVDADRIGAFGVCAGGGYAIDATKTDRRIKAVGTVSPVDIGATFRRGWDGSLPLEAQIATLDAVAGQRAIEAAGGEIAEITYVPETLDDTTHADMVEAHEYYRTPRAQHPNSDNRMLFTASVTRIFDYDAFAGAEFLTQPVLLVAGSAAGSLWQAEALHKRLPENTDLVLVEGAGHVGLYDRPEYVDQAMAALTPFFTANL; this comes from the coding sequence GTGCAGCACATCGACTTCCCGAACGCCACAGTCACCATGGCGGGCGATCTGTACCTACCCGCGAACTTCTCCGCCGACCAGTACTACCCGGCGATCGTGTGTGTTCATCCCGGCGGCGGCGTGAAGGAGCAGACCGCGGGTCTGTATGCGGAGAAGCTGGCCGCCGAGGGCTTTGTCACCCTCGCCTTCGACGCCTCCCACCAGGGCGAGAGCGGCGGTATTCCGCGCCGTCTGGAAGACCCCTTCGCCCGGGTCGAGGACGTCCGCGCCGCAGTCGACTATGTGTCGACCCTCGACTTCGTCGATGCCGACCGGATCGGTGCGTTCGGTGTGTGCGCCGGCGGCGGTTACGCGATCGACGCCACCAAGACCGATCGCCGGATCAAGGCTGTCGGCACGGTGAGCCCGGTCGACATCGGCGCCACCTTCCGGCGCGGCTGGGACGGCTCGCTGCCGCTCGAAGCGCAGATCGCCACGCTGGACGCCGTCGCGGGTCAGCGCGCGATCGAAGCCGCGGGCGGGGAGATCGCCGAGATCACCTACGTGCCCGAGACGCTCGACGACACCACCCACGCCGATATGGTCGAAGCGCACGAGTACTACCGCACCCCGCGCGCGCAGCACCCGAATTCCGACAACCGGATGCTGTTCACCGCCAGCGTCACCCGGATCTTCGACTACGACGCCTTCGCCGGCGCCGAGTTCCTGACCCAGCCGGTGCTCCTGGTCGCGGGGTCGGCCGCCGGTTCGTTGTGGCAGGCGGAGGCCTTGCACAAGCGTTTGCCGGAGAACACCGACCTGGTGCTGGTCGAGGGAGCGGGCCACGTGGGTCTGTACGACCGCCCCGAGTACGTCGACCAGGCCATGGCCGCACTGACCCCCTTCTTCACGGCCAATCTCTGA
- a CDS encoding lactonase family protein, whose translation MTSFPLPRRSRTGSRLLRGAAVAFIAILLSIVGWSTAPAPASAANSRFLVVAGTASMGISVLRVAEDGTLSSVPNSPFPTGFGVLSLVLAPDGRTVYVPHAGDFGVSGYRLDDNGTLHPVPGADITVGGPPTAAALSPDGTQLFVVVGGAPGHVESFAVTPSGALIPTGAPTVPVDGFSAVGMAAVDPSGRFLRVVTYLGNTMSNYAIAPDGTMTPLSATEVKLGPVAPGFSPDGRYLYVSNEFGFDLSGFAIGENGQLTSTPGSPYQTHGVPHGAVVTADGTRLYVPNAMGQSIAGFDLHADGRLVELPGSPYAAPAATLPGQVALHPDGKTLYLIDVLTAEVTTRVHTYTIGTDGSLAPSGRPAVDTGVVMSDGPVVAITP comes from the coding sequence ATGACTTCCTTCCCCCTGCCCCGCCGATCCCGCACCGGAAGTCGACTACTCCGTGGCGCCGCAGTGGCTTTCATCGCCATACTGCTCAGCATCGTCGGCTGGAGCACCGCACCCGCCCCGGCCTCGGCCGCGAATTCCCGCTTCCTCGTGGTCGCGGGCACCGCGTCGATGGGCATCAGCGTCCTGCGCGTGGCCGAGGACGGGACATTGTCGAGCGTCCCGAACAGCCCGTTCCCGACCGGCTTCGGCGTCCTCTCGCTGGTGCTCGCTCCCGACGGCCGCACCGTCTACGTTCCGCACGCCGGCGACTTCGGCGTCTCCGGATACCGCCTGGACGACAACGGAACGCTGCATCCGGTCCCCGGCGCGGACATCACCGTCGGCGGCCCACCGACCGCCGCCGCACTCAGCCCGGACGGGACCCAGCTGTTCGTTGTGGTCGGCGGAGCGCCGGGGCACGTCGAGTCGTTCGCGGTGACGCCCTCGGGAGCGCTCATCCCCACGGGAGCGCCGACAGTGCCGGTGGACGGGTTCAGCGCGGTCGGTATGGCGGCGGTCGACCCGAGCGGGCGGTTCCTCCGGGTGGTCACCTACCTCGGAAACACCATGTCCAATTACGCCATTGCCCCGGATGGCACGATGACCCCGCTCAGCGCCACCGAGGTGAAACTCGGTCCGGTGGCACCGGGGTTCAGCCCGGACGGGCGATATCTCTACGTGAGCAACGAGTTCGGCTTCGATCTGTCCGGGTTCGCGATCGGCGAGAACGGGCAACTGACGTCCACACCCGGCTCGCCCTACCAGACCCACGGAGTTCCGCACGGCGCGGTGGTGACCGCCGACGGCACCCGCCTGTACGTCCCCAATGCGATGGGCCAGTCGATCGCCGGTTTCGACCTTCACGCGGACGGACGCCTGGTCGAACTGCCTGGGTCACCGTACGCAGCGCCCGCAGCCACGCTGCCGGGGCAGGTCGCCCTGCATCCCGACGGCAAGACGCTGTATTTGATCGATGTCCTCACCGCCGAGGTGACGACACGGGTGCACACCTACACGATCGGCACCGACGGGAGCCTCGCGCCCTCCGGCCGGCCTGCGGTCGACACCGGCGTGGTCATGTCCGACGGACCCGTCGTGGCCATCACCCCCTAG
- a CDS encoding cupin domain-containing protein: MSSEHLGKTARRVIAGLDADGRSTIDVDENTATRVALPAFTVNDVWRVDALPAAMADGDTLGSEVELDPPAAGVVVRLATFPPDSEIDPAVYAESIGNLHGEDAKADDDAIVGLHATETVDIATIIDGEIYAIYETGETLLRAGDTVINRGIKHAWSNRTDKPVTMVAVMLPGKR, from the coding sequence ATGAGTAGCGAGCATCTCGGCAAAACCGCACGACGCGTGATCGCGGGCCTCGACGCCGACGGCCGATCGACCATCGACGTCGACGAGAACACCGCCACGCGGGTCGCCCTGCCCGCGTTCACGGTGAACGACGTGTGGCGAGTCGACGCGTTGCCCGCCGCCATGGCCGACGGCGACACGCTCGGCTCCGAGGTGGAGCTGGATCCGCCCGCCGCGGGCGTGGTGGTGCGCCTGGCGACCTTTCCGCCCGACAGTGAAATCGATCCTGCTGTGTACGCGGAATCGATCGGCAATCTGCACGGTGAGGACGCCAAGGCCGACGACGACGCGATCGTCGGCCTGCACGCCACCGAGACCGTCGACATCGCCACCATCATCGACGGCGAGATCTACGCGATCTACGAGACGGGGGAGACCCTGCTGCGTGCGGGCGACACTGTGATCAACCGCGGGATCAAGCACGCCTGGAGCAACCGGACCGACAAGCCTGTGACCATGGTCGCGGTCATGCTGCCCGGTAAGCGCTGA
- a CDS encoding lactonase family protein produces the protein MSLRYFKSTPRVRLHTILCIIRGRRRGPPDTRRYRILMLRNAFRPRRVAAGVAAALALSLSPNLAHSAPVGDAPRYLLVTGTGSSNISVLRVDDNGALTQVPGAPFASDTGSLTLEITPDGRRVYTGHVVSGSIIGYGLGADGSLHEIAGSRMDFGAPVIGVTITPDGSRLFATVGSLTTEVRSFDITASGILVPTGAPATPVPGMSGLSLPQVTPDGRNLIVSTFIGATVTSYAINADASLTQVGPTLATGERPALPAITPNGRYLYISNEGSATLSGYVIAPDGSLSNAPGSPYPTGDTPHGSAITSDGKRMYVPASSGGQVDGFRIGADGALSPLPGSPYPAPGGTVPGRVVLSPDEDELWVIDSLTVNGTARVHTYRIAADGSVASSGLPAVDTGVIFHDGPSAHLTPAR, from the coding sequence ATGTCGTTGCGCTATTTCAAATCAACTCCCAGAGTGAGATTGCACACTATATTGTGCATAATTCGTGGCAGGCGACGTGGCCCGCCCGATACACGGAGGTATCGCATCCTGATGCTCAGGAACGCATTCAGACCGCGACGTGTCGCCGCAGGCGTGGCCGCCGCGCTCGCGCTGTCGCTGTCCCCGAATCTCGCGCATTCGGCCCCCGTCGGCGACGCGCCACGCTATCTGCTGGTCACCGGCACCGGTTCTTCGAACATCAGCGTCCTGCGTGTCGATGACAACGGCGCGCTCACCCAGGTGCCCGGCGCGCCGTTTGCCAGCGACACCGGCTCGCTGACTCTCGAGATCACCCCGGACGGCCGCCGGGTCTACACCGGGCACGTGGTCTCGGGCTCGATCATCGGTTACGGCCTCGGCGCCGACGGTTCACTGCACGAGATCGCGGGCAGCCGAATGGATTTCGGTGCCCCCGTGATCGGCGTGACGATCACCCCGGACGGTTCCCGTTTGTTCGCGACCGTCGGCTCGCTGACCACCGAGGTCCGTTCCTTCGATATCACCGCCTCCGGCATTCTCGTCCCGACCGGCGCGCCAGCTACCCCGGTACCCGGGATGAGCGGTTTGAGCCTGCCGCAGGTGACCCCCGACGGACGCAACTTGATCGTGAGTACTTTCATCGGCGCCACCGTGACCAGCTACGCCATCAATGCCGACGCTTCGCTCACGCAGGTCGGGCCGACCCTGGCGACGGGCGAGCGCCCTGCGTTGCCTGCCATCACCCCGAACGGTCGCTATCTCTACATCAGCAACGAAGGCAGCGCCACCCTGTCGGGTTATGTGATCGCACCGGATGGAAGTCTGTCGAACGCGCCGGGCTCGCCGTACCCCACCGGTGACACCCCGCACGGTTCGGCGATCACGTCCGACGGCAAACGCATGTACGTGCCCGCATCGAGCGGCGGCCAGGTCGACGGTTTCCGCATAGGCGCCGACGGGGCGCTCTCGCCGCTGCCCGGTTCGCCCTACCCCGCGCCGGGCGGCACGGTCCCCGGCCGCGTGGTGCTCAGCCCCGACGAGGACGAGCTCTGGGTCATCGACTCCCTCACCGTGAACGGCACGGCCAGGGTGCACACCTACAGGATCGCCGCCGACGGCAGCGTCGCCTCATCGGGTCTGCCCGCCGTCGACACCGGCGTGATCTTCCACGATGGCCCGTCCGCTCACCTGACCCCCGCACGATGA
- a CDS encoding GntR family transcriptional regulator, producing the protein MDADSSPRELPRRVNSQRQQLSEDVASYVRELIISGRVRSGEFLRAEPIAEAVGVSNTPVREGLLLLSGEGFVELVPRRGFMVSAFSRQDVRDLFWAQATLAGELAARAAKSISPRQLAHLADVIAEHEQAVAEGADLDRIVALGHEFHRTVNLAADSRRLALLLRSIVKQLPNRFYGNIEGHANESLDFHPAILEALRKRRAKTVSSLMRDHIMSGADELIAMLEKQGMWSTPEKSTA; encoded by the coding sequence CTGGACGCCGATTCCTCGCCGCGGGAGTTACCCCGCCGGGTGAATTCGCAGCGTCAGCAGTTGTCCGAAGACGTCGCGAGCTACGTGCGGGAACTGATCATCTCGGGACGGGTGCGCTCCGGTGAGTTCTTGCGCGCCGAACCGATCGCCGAAGCGGTCGGAGTGAGTAACACGCCGGTGCGCGAAGGCCTGTTGCTGCTCAGCGGTGAAGGTTTCGTCGAACTGGTCCCGCGGCGCGGGTTCATGGTCTCGGCGTTCAGCAGGCAGGATGTGCGCGATCTGTTCTGGGCACAGGCCACGCTCGCAGGCGAATTGGCCGCGCGCGCAGCGAAATCCATTTCGCCGCGACAACTCGCCCACCTGGCCGATGTGATCGCCGAGCACGAACAAGCGGTCGCCGAGGGAGCCGATCTCGACCGCATCGTCGCGCTCGGCCACGAATTCCATCGCACCGTGAACCTGGCCGCGGATTCCCGCCGTCTCGCGCTGCTGTTGCGCTCGATCGTCAAACAGTTGCCCAACCGGTTCTACGGCAATATCGAGGGCCATGCCAACGAGTCCCTCGACTTCCACCCAGCCATTCTCGAGGCGCTGCGGAAGCGTCGCGCGAAGACAGTGAGCAGTCTCATGCGCGATCACATCATGTCCGGCGCCGACGAACTCATCGCCATGCTGGAGAAACAGGGCATGTGGTCCACGCCGGAGAAGTCCACCGCCTAG
- a CDS encoding NDMA-dependent alcohol dehydrogenase, protein MLTRGAVLRQTPGAYEIVELDIEDPRPGEIRVKMAAAGLCHSDDHFAVGTQTPGILPLAGGHEGAGVVEAVGPRTKGFAEGDHVVFSFLPVCGRCRWCAHGHQNLCDLGAFLATGARFDDPTSYRLSLDGAPVGQLAGLGTFCEYTTVSAVSAIKIDPSIPLDLACLTGCGVGTGWGAAVNSAEVKPGHVVIVMGIGGIGINAVQGAAHAGAAAVIAVDPVPFKRDSALKLGATHAVADIEEAAELARSMTNGQGADSSIVTVGITTGRHVGQALSAVRKAGTCVAVGLGDATVGAGDINLHELTLYQKRLQGSLFGASSPTADIPAQLAMYQQGSLKLDELVTTRYSLDDITQGFADMNAGQNLRGVVVYD, encoded by the coding sequence GTGCTGACCCGCGGCGCGGTGCTGCGGCAGACACCCGGCGCCTACGAGATCGTCGAACTCGACATCGAAGACCCGCGCCCCGGTGAGATCCGCGTCAAGATGGCCGCGGCGGGCTTGTGCCACTCCGACGACCATTTCGCTGTCGGTACGCAGACGCCGGGCATCCTTCCCCTCGCGGGCGGACACGAGGGCGCCGGTGTCGTCGAAGCGGTCGGCCCGCGCACCAAGGGCTTCGCCGAAGGCGACCACGTCGTGTTCTCCTTCCTTCCGGTGTGCGGCCGCTGCCGGTGGTGCGCGCACGGCCACCAGAACCTGTGTGACCTCGGCGCGTTCCTGGCCACGGGCGCGCGTTTCGACGACCCCACCTCCTATCGGCTCTCGCTCGACGGCGCACCGGTCGGTCAGCTTGCCGGGCTCGGCACCTTCTGCGAATACACCACCGTCTCCGCGGTATCGGCGATCAAGATCGATCCGTCGATCCCGCTCGACCTCGCCTGTCTGACCGGCTGCGGTGTCGGTACCGGGTGGGGTGCGGCGGTGAACTCGGCCGAGGTGAAACCCGGACACGTCGTGATCGTCATGGGCATCGGTGGTATCGGGATCAACGCGGTCCAAGGTGCCGCACACGCGGGCGCCGCCGCGGTGATCGCCGTCGACCCCGTGCCCTTCAAGCGGGACTCCGCACTGAAGCTGGGCGCCACCCACGCCGTCGCCGACATCGAGGAGGCGGCCGAACTCGCCCGCTCGATGACCAACGGCCAAGGCGCCGACTCCTCGATCGTGACGGTCGGCATCACCACCGGTCGCCATGTCGGCCAGGCACTGAGCGCGGTGCGCAAGGCGGGCACCTGTGTCGCCGTCGGGCTCGGCGACGCCACCGTGGGCGCGGGCGACATCAACCTGCACGAGCTCACGCTCTACCAGAAGCGCCTGCAAGGCTCACTGTTCGGCGCGAGCTCGCCAACCGCCGACATCCCGGCACAGCTGGCGATGTACCAGCAGGGCTCGCTGAAACTCGACGAACTCGTCACCACCCGCTACTCCCTCGACGACATCACGCAGGGCTTCGCCGACATGAACGCCGGCCAGAACCTGCGGGGCGTCGTCGTCTACGACTGA
- a CDS encoding MFS transporter, giving the protein MGGSAPRKRSGLVVVMLCFLTIVADGYDLIVYGATVPSLLDEPGWELSASTAGLIGSWTLVGLMVGFLLAGPLADRIGRRKVMMAGVVWFSAGCAICAVATSPEFLGAARFFTGIGLGGVVPSAVALTMEFAPRNRRQIYNGMMLTGYSFGGVVAALVAIALLPDHSWRVLYAVGALCVIVVPAMYFWLPESVNSLVARGKDAEAAELALAYDLDIDAVRAEQRIQVDASTGADSTSGLRMLLTRRYLPSLLLFVLVCVCAQVITYGLNTWLPVLMREAGYPLGSSLQFLLVLQVGAIVGMIGGSMLADRYGSRRILVLFFLIGGVSLLALSRKLDTAVLMVAVAGAGLGSIGSSSLAYGYVAAKYPASCRGSAVGASMGLGRVGSILGPSIGGWVVGSSLGSHWNFYAFAIPAVIAAAIVVLMPASTVDDEVAEVRAPEPDPGGVVEPAR; this is encoded by the coding sequence ATGGGTGGTTCGGCCCCGCGCAAACGAAGTGGCCTCGTCGTGGTCATGCTCTGTTTTCTGACGATCGTGGCCGACGGCTACGACCTCATCGTCTACGGGGCTACCGTGCCCAGCCTCCTGGACGAGCCGGGGTGGGAGTTGTCGGCGAGCACCGCGGGCTTGATCGGCAGCTGGACCCTGGTCGGTCTGATGGTCGGTTTCCTGCTCGCGGGCCCGCTGGCCGACCGCATCGGACGCCGCAAGGTGATGATGGCGGGCGTCGTCTGGTTCTCCGCCGGGTGCGCGATCTGCGCGGTCGCCACGTCGCCCGAATTCCTCGGCGCGGCAAGGTTCTTCACCGGAATCGGCCTCGGCGGCGTCGTTCCGTCGGCCGTCGCACTCACCATGGAATTCGCGCCGCGTAACCGCAGGCAGATCTACAACGGCATGATGCTTACCGGGTACTCCTTCGGCGGCGTCGTCGCCGCGCTGGTCGCCATCGCCCTGCTGCCCGATCACAGTTGGCGCGTGCTCTACGCGGTCGGCGCACTGTGTGTAATCGTGGTGCCCGCTATGTACTTCTGGTTGCCGGAATCGGTGAACTCGCTGGTGGCACGCGGTAAGGATGCCGAGGCAGCCGAACTCGCCCTCGCCTATGACCTCGACATCGACGCGGTGCGTGCCGAGCAGCGGATCCAGGTCGACGCTTCCACGGGCGCCGACAGCACGAGCGGGCTGCGCATGCTCCTCACCCGCCGTTATCTGCCGTCATTGCTGCTGTTCGTCCTGGTCTGTGTCTGCGCCCAGGTGATCACCTATGGCCTGAACACGTGGTTGCCGGTACTGATGCGCGAGGCGGGTTACCCACTGGGCTCCTCGCTGCAATTCCTGCTGGTCCTGCAGGTCGGGGCCATCGTCGGCATGATCGGCGGGTCGATGCTCGCCGACCGGTACGGGTCACGGCGGATCCTGGTCCTGTTCTTCCTCATCGGCGGGGTGTCGCTGCTGGCGCTGAGCCGCAAACTCGATACGGCGGTGCTGATGGTCGCGGTGGCGGGTGCTGGGCTCGGGTCCATCGGCAGCAGCTCGCTCGCCTACGGCTACGTCGCGGCCAAGTACCCCGCCTCGTGCCGAGGATCGGCCGTCGGCGCCAGTATGGGGCTCGGCCGCGTCGGTTCCATTCTCGGACCGTCCATCGGTGGCTGGGTCGTCGGCTCCTCTCTGGGCAGCCACTGGAACTTCTACGCCTTCGCGATTCCGGCGGTGATCGCAGCCGCCATCGTGGTCCTGATGCCCGCCTCGACGGTCGACGACGAGGTCGCCGAAGTACGCGCTCCCGAACCTGATCCGGGCGGTGTCGTCGAGCCGGCTCGTTGA
- a CDS encoding acyl-CoA thioesterase domain-containing protein — MTAAFFRTQSGPEGMELIPQAEAASGWGEEHMRGLAVSSALARAAELQIHTIGRTDLAPVRWTVDLFRPARLRPCTASATVVREGKRLCLIDSVLEQDGRPVARASALWLAPSQSPPGAVWSGGTRPEPPPLDAALVEAQHRLYFTEKTGWGDAAQSTNDARKRIWHEQIPVVEGEQATQFQLAAGIADVVNVAANLGSNGLEFINADVSLALGRLPVGPAMGFATTERIEEAGISVGTAVAFDRVGVFGTATLCALADAHRAVDVQSFQPIA, encoded by the coding sequence ATGACCGCAGCATTCTTCCGCACCCAGAGCGGCCCGGAAGGGATGGAGTTGATCCCGCAGGCCGAGGCCGCGAGCGGGTGGGGCGAAGAGCATATGCGTGGACTCGCGGTGAGTTCGGCACTGGCACGCGCCGCCGAGCTGCAGATCCACACCATCGGGCGCACCGACCTGGCGCCGGTGCGGTGGACCGTCGACCTGTTCCGACCCGCCCGGTTGCGCCCCTGCACCGCCTCGGCAACCGTCGTCCGGGAAGGCAAGCGGTTGTGCCTGATCGACAGCGTGCTCGAGCAGGACGGTCGGCCCGTCGCCCGGGCGTCGGCATTGTGGCTGGCGCCGAGCCAGAGCCCGCCGGGTGCGGTCTGGTCGGGAGGTACGCGGCCGGAGCCGCCGCCACTCGACGCCGCGCTGGTCGAAGCCCAGCACCGTCTCTACTTCACCGAGAAGACCGGCTGGGGCGATGCGGCACAATCCACCAACGACGCTCGCAAAAGGATCTGGCACGAGCAGATCCCCGTGGTCGAGGGCGAGCAGGCGACACAGTTCCAACTGGCCGCAGGCATCGCCGACGTGGTGAATGTGGCGGCCAACCTCGGCAGCAACGGACTCGAATTCATCAACGCCGACGTTTCGTTGGCACTGGGCCGCCTGCCGGTCGGGCCGGCGATGGGCTTCGCCACCACCGAGCGAATCGAAGAGGCGGGCATCTCGGTCGGCACCGCGGTCGCCTTCGACCGCGTCGGCGTTTTCGGCACCGCGACCTTGTGCGCACTGGCCGACGCGCACCGCGCCGTCGACGTGCAGAGTTTCCAGCCGATTGCGTGA
- a CDS encoding sugar ABC transporter ATP-binding protein, whose translation MSDTAVAAEPVIRLSRISKHYNGTYALRDVDFEVAPGEIHALLGENGAGKSTLVKVISGAIEHDAGTLLVTGRMRNFSTPKESAEAGVAMVYQEGSLVESMTVAQNLFLGDEKAFNNLSQLNVVARELLESHNFHIRPEVPAGALGIAQKQMVEIARAVHRDAKVVILDEPTASVTPEERLQLFLSMRRLKKQGIGVVFITHMLDEALEEADRITVLRDGEVQGTLDKPAFDRTEVVRMMVGRSVEYQRVPPNREPDPAPVLEVEDITLLPAVRNMSFSAHAGEIVGIYGLVGAGRSEAAMIVAGVTKRRRLRGGTVRLHGRKVRFRTPRHARRAGLVYITEDRKASGFFGHFSIVDNIYFGHLCGAPRLPLLVRPGERKTVAQRFVERFHVRTLRPDRAKLEELSGGNQQKVVLAKGLTRQPLVAIIDEPTRGVDLGTITEIHAMIRALADDGVAVIVISSYLPEIRALSDRILVAKQGSIVAEFDPAEADDAKLMFAAVH comes from the coding sequence GTGAGCGACACCGCCGTCGCCGCCGAGCCGGTGATCCGGCTCAGCCGCATCAGCAAGCACTACAACGGAACCTACGCCTTGCGTGACGTCGACTTCGAGGTCGCCCCTGGCGAGATCCACGCCCTGCTCGGCGAAAACGGCGCGGGCAAATCGACCCTGGTGAAGGTGATCTCGGGCGCGATCGAACACGACGCGGGCACGCTGCTCGTCACCGGCCGCATGCGTAACTTCAGCACGCCGAAGGAGTCTGCCGAGGCCGGGGTCGCGATGGTGTACCAGGAAGGATCGCTCGTCGAGTCGATGACCGTGGCGCAGAACCTGTTCCTCGGTGACGAGAAGGCCTTCAACAATCTCTCCCAGCTCAACGTGGTGGCGCGAGAACTGTTGGAGTCACACAACTTCCACATCCGGCCCGAAGTGCCCGCGGGGGCGCTCGGCATCGCCCAGAAACAGATGGTGGAGATCGCCCGCGCCGTGCACCGCGACGCCAAGGTCGTCATCCTCGACGAACCGACCGCCTCGGTGACACCGGAGGAACGGCTGCAACTGTTCCTGTCGATGCGCAGGCTCAAAAAACAGGGCATAGGGGTCGTTTTCATCACCCACATGCTCGACGAAGCACTGGAAGAGGCCGACCGCATCACCGTGCTGCGCGACGGCGAGGTGCAGGGCACCCTGGACAAACCGGCCTTCGACCGTACTGAGGTGGTGCGAATGATGGTGGGGCGCAGCGTGGAATATCAACGGGTACCGCCGAATCGGGAGCCCGACCCGGCGCCGGTGCTCGAGGTCGAGGACATCACACTGCTTCCAGCCGTGCGCAACATGTCGTTCTCCGCGCACGCGGGGGAGATCGTCGGCATCTACGGGCTCGTCGGTGCCGGGCGTAGCGAGGCAGCGATGATCGTCGCAGGGGTGACCAAGCGCCGGCGTCTGCGTGGTGGCACCGTCCGACTCCACGGTCGCAAGGTGCGTTTCCGGACACCACGGCACGCCCGCCGCGCGGGCCTGGTCTACATCACCGAGGACCGCAAGGCCTCGGGCTTCTTCGGTCACTTCTCGATCGTCGACAACATCTACTTCGGGCACCTGTGCGGCGCGCCACGCCTGCCGTTGCTGGTGCGGCCGGGGGAGCGCAAGACGGTGGCTCAGCGCTTCGTCGAGCGTTTCCATGTGCGCACGCTGCGACCCGACCGGGCCAAACTCGAAGAGCTCAGTGGCGGCAACCAGCAGAAGGTGGTGTTGGCCAAAGGGCTGACCCGCCAGCCGCTGGTGGCGATCATCGACGAGCCGACCCGCGGTGTGGACCTCGGAACGATCACCGAGATCCACGCGATGATCCGCGCCCTGGCCGACGACGGTGTCGCGGTGATCGTGATCTCGTCCTACCTGCCCGAGATCCGGGCGCTCTCGGACCGGATCCTGGTCGCCAAGCAGGGCAGCATTGTGGCCGAGTTCGATCCGGCCGAGGCCGACGATGCGAAGCTGATGTTCGCGGCGGTGCACTGA
- a CDS encoding WhiB family transcriptional regulator produces MRPAREKALQLPAPRAEAWAWQMHATCRAYDVNDFYDTGQESRKMLAAKEICASCPVLTHCRDHAVAANEPHGIWGGMTPRERARYRWVHYRPKRL; encoded by the coding sequence ATGAGGCCGGCCCGAGAGAAGGCCTTGCAGCTGCCCGCGCCGCGCGCGGAAGCCTGGGCCTGGCAGATGCACGCCACCTGCCGCGCCTACGACGTCAACGACTTCTACGACACGGGCCAGGAATCGCGAAAGATGCTGGCCGCCAAGGAGATCTGCGCCAGCTGCCCGGTACTGACCCACTGCCGCGATCACGCGGTCGCAGCCAACGAGCCGCACGGTATCTGGGGCGGGATGACACCGCGTGAACGGGCAAGATACCGCTGGGTGCACTACCGACCGAAGCGCCTGTGA